TATTCAGCTTCTGCAGAAGATCGTGATACAGTATGCTGCTTTTTAGATTTCCAGGAGATGAAGGAGTCCCTAATAAACACACAAAAATCGGTAGTAGACCTCCTGGAATCCGAACAACCTGCCCAATCACTATCACAAAATGCCTTAAGTTGACAAGTAGAAGATGAGGGGAAGAAAATGCCCTGACCAGGAGCATTTTTTATGTATCTTAGAACTCGGTAAGCTGCATCCAAATGAGGTTGACGATGCTTATCCATGAATTGACTCAAAATCTGCACAGAGAATGCAAGATCAGGTCTAGTAAGGGTAAGATAAATAAGCCTGCCAATCAACCTTCGGTACATGGAAGGATCAGCAATAAGATCACCATTATCCCGAGAAAGTTTCAAGTGAGGTTCCATAGGAAACTTAGAAGGTTTAAAACCAAGAAATCCAAAATCCTCAAGTATCTCTAAAGCATATTTCCGTTGACAAAGAGAAATACCCTTAGAACTTTGAGCAATTTCAAGACCAAGAAAGTACTTGGCAGAACCAAGATCTTTTAGCTTGAATTTCTGGTTGAGGAAGAATATAAAATCTGAAATAGTCTTGCTATCATTACTGGCCAGAATaacatcatcaacataaactaaaatagaaagaaaacaagaaccATAAACTTTGGTGAAAAGAGAATAATCCGCCTTTGATTGATTAAAACCATGCTCAATGAGAGTGGATGAGAATTTGGAGTACCATTGGCGGGAAGCCTGCTTGAGACCATATAAGGATTTGAGTAATTTGCAAACCCGAGAATCACCTTTAGGAACGTATCCGGGAGGAGGAGTCATATACACTTCTTAATGCAATTCACCATGAAGAAAAGCGTTATTAACATCCAATTGATGAAGATGCCATTGTTTTGTAGTAGCAAGAGCTAAGAGACATCTCACTATGGTGAGCTTAGCAACAGGAGAAAAAGTCTCGTGATAGTCAATTCCTTCACATTGAGTATAGCCCTTGGCAACCAGCCGGGCTTTGTGTCTTTCAACAGTTCCATCAGCTTTATATTTGACCTTAAAAACCCACTTGCAGCCAATAGGTTTCTTATGAAGAGGAAGATCAACAAGGGACCAAGTGTTATTGTTCTCAAGAGCTTGAAGTTCAGCTTTCATGGCCTCACACCATTTAGGATAAGCAATGGCTTGATAATAATAGGTAGGCTCAAAAACAGTAGAAACAGAGAGACTAAAATGTTTATGAGTAGGGGACAGCTTATCATATGAAAGAAATGAAGATAAAGAATAAGGAGTACCTGAATTTTTGCTAACAGTCATGTCCATAAAGGTGGAGACCGGCTGGGAAGTAGCTAGCTGACAGTGATAATCTTGCAAATAACTAGGTTCTTTGTGGAGTCTTGAAGATTTTCTGGAAGGGAGAATATAGGCTGGAGGTTCTGGACTAGAAGAATGTGGAACAATATAGTCACTAGGATGCGTAGAAGAGAAATCAAGAGAGGGTTCAGTAACCGAATGATGGGATGATTCAACAGCAGAATGtggagaaggaaaaagagaaggTTGTGTAGGATGATAATCTGGAACAGAATGAGGAATGACAAGGTTATCATTGGAAATGGGAAAAGTCAAAGAAGAATTATAGGAAAAAATGGATTCATGGAAAACAACATCTctggaaataaaagaagaatGAGAGTGAAGATCCATTAATTTGTAACCCTTCACACCTATAGGATAACCAATGAAAATGCAAGGACGAGCTCGAGGTGCAAATTTAGAACGAGACTTAGCAAGAGTAGATGCAAAGCAAAGACAACCAAATACTCGTAGGTGATGATATGAAGGAGGATATTTAAAAAGAGCTTCATATGGAGATTTATTGGATAAGAGAGGTGTAAGTAAACGGTTGATGATATGGGTGGCTGTGAGTAAGCAATCACCCCAAAAAGAAAGAGGTAAATGGGATTAGAATCTCAAAGCCCTAGCTATATTAAGAAGGTGTTGATGCTTTCGTTCGACTATAGCATTTTGTTGTGGAGTAGCTACACAAGTACGTTGATGCATAATGccatttaaagaaaagaaatcagcCATATCAAATTCGGCTCCATTATCAAACCTTAAGCATTTAATTTTAAGGCTAAATTGAGTAACAACATAGCTAGAAAAAGATTTGATGATTGATTGTGTTTGAGACTTATGATGCATTAAGTATACCTAAGTAAAACGAgagaaatcatcaacaattgtaagaaaaaaaaaaaaaaaaaaaaaaaaaaacgagatcCATTTATTGTATTTACCGAGAATGGTCCCTAAATGTCACAATGAATAAGATCAAATGGGGACAGAGAACTAGATTGACTAACGGGAAAAGGTAACTTGTGTTGTTTTGCCAAAGGACATACAACacaaattttattggaattgGAACAAGAAACAGGAAGCAAAGTATGTAACAAGGCTAGCCTAGACTGAGATGGATGTCCAAGTCGGTAGTGCCATACATCAGTCGAGGCAGCTTTTATTGAAGttgcagaaaaagaagaaccagGAGGCAAAGAAGAGTCCGAGTTATGTTGCAAGTAAAATAATCCAGCTCTTTCTTTACCCAGTCCAATCGTCAACCATGTGGACATGCTCTGTATAAAGCAAAATTTATCAAGGAAAATAAGGCAACATTGAGAATTTTTAGTAAGCTTGCTTGCTGAAATtagattgaaagaaaaagatggaatACAAAGAACATTTGTAAGAACCAAATTAACCGAGAGTTGGACAGTTCCAATATGAGTGACTTTCGCAAGTTGACCATTAGGCAATTTTACAAAAGAATTAACCATTGCTGTAATagaagaaaaataggaaatGGAACAAATCATGTGGTCCGTTGCACCGGTATCTATGATCCAACGATGAGAAGAAGTTTGTGAAGTAGCTTGAAAGACTTGAGAATGTATGACAGAAAAACTGAATATGATGAATTGAAAGAAttggaaaaaaatgaagagaagataCCTGACATGGTTGAGAAGAGTTGATCTTGGTTGGCAGAAGTGCTACCAACAAGATTCATAGATGCAGAAGTCTCAAAAGTAGAAGGCTTCAACAAGGAGAGAAGTTGTTGGCACTGCTCGTGAGTAATGCCCAAAGGAGGTGTGCTCATCCAAGAAGAATCAGGGCTAGATTGAAAATCTTGCACCTGATTGGCAGAGGAAAATTGCATCCTTGGCTGAGTTGGCTTATATCCTGGAGGATATCCATGAAGCTTATAGCATTTATCCACCAAATGCCCCAACAGTCCACAATGAGTACAAAGAGGTCTCTCTTTGCGGAAATTTTGAGAATAGGTTGGCTTGCCAAACCTAGGTTGTTGTGGTTGTGGCTGATTCGATCTTGTTAACATTGCAACAGTCTCTTGGCTAGGACAAAGAATTGAAACATCACATTGTcgttcttcttgaagaacaagggAAAATACCTTGTTAATGGGCGGCATAGGATCAATTAGCAAGATCTGCCCTCTGATATgtgaaaaagagtcattgagaCCCATGAGAAATTGAAAAACATAATCTTGATGTTGATAATCAAGATTAGACTTAGAGGAACCACAAGAACATTCCGAAATAGGCCTATAATTCACCAATTCATCCCACAGACTTTTGAGTTTGGTAAAATACAAACTCACTGATTCGCTTCCTTGAGTATGTACAGGGATAGCCTTCTGCAGTTGGAAGATCCGAGGTCCATTCCTCAGTGAAAAACGCTCCTTCAAGTCTAGCCACATCTCTTGTGCAGTGTTGATATAAATCACACTAGCAGCAATGTCTTTGGAGATGGAGTTCAATAGCCAAGAGAGAACCATGTTGTTGCTTCAAATCCATGGACGATGAAGTGCATCAGTTGTTGACGAAGGTTTGGTTATGGAACCATCAATAAAACCTATCTTATTTTTGGCGATGAGTGCCATGATCATGGACCTGCTCCAAGTATGGTAGTTTTCGCCATGAAGAAGCTGAGAAACAAGGACAGAATCGGGGATATCTCCGTGATGGAGATAGTATGGACTTGACGCATCATCAATGGAGATTACAACAGAGTATGTTGAATCAAAAGCCATTGAttcttgctctgataccatattacaAGTTGAAGAATGAAGATGAAAGCAGAGAAAACAGAGagagtatggagagaaaatatCTGGAGAATTTCTGATTGTATTGAGTGAATGAGAAAGAATACAATTACAATGTATATAAGGATCCGTGAATACAGGAAAAATATCTACTCTAAAGTAAAATAGTTACAAGATACAGCTGTCAATAACTGAGATTAACTAAGATTAGTTAAGGCTAAACTATACTCCCTTTTTCCGGCTCCGACCTGCATTCTCTGGCAGTCTACACCACCGACTAACATTCTCTCATTTCTGTCGACCCATTTCCCCCATTCCGGCGTAGATCACCCCCATTTTCGGCACCGGTGGTGATCTCTAGCCGTCTTCCATCTCCGACTGAGCTTCCACCGCCTTTCGCCGACCAAGCCCAGCCATCAAAAGAGGtaaggttttcttcttcttcttcttcttcctttttgtttttttgttttttcgattttttctctcctctggtAGTATTAGAAAGATCTCATTTTTCCACTTGTTTTTGGATTTAGAATCTCAGTGCCATTATTCTCAATATAGTTGTGTTTGAAACTCAGATCTAGATTTGGATGTTCTTAGGTTTGTATTGGTTTTTGTCAAAACTCAAATTGAGCCATCAATGAATAGTTTAATTGGTTTAAAATTAAACCTTTGTTAAACTTTAGAATGAGGAACGGGTTTACGGATTGGTTCTAAACTTTGATATAGCTTGTGAGTATATTTCAAGACTGCAATTTTCACTTCAAATTAACTTTCACATTGCATTTTGTATTAGAGAAATGAGTAATCACTACTT
The sequence above is drawn from the Alnus glutinosa chromosome 11, dhAlnGlut1.1, whole genome shotgun sequence genome and encodes:
- the LOC133881027 gene encoding uncharacterized mitochondrial protein AtMg00810-like; translated protein: MTPPPGYVPKGDSRVCKLLKSLYGLKQASRQWYSKFSSTLIEHGFNQSKADYSLFTKVYGSCFLSILVYVDDVILASNDSKTISDFIFFLNQKFKLKDLGSAKYFLGLEIAQSSKGISLCQRKYALEILEDFGFLGFKPSKFPMEPHLKLSRDNGDLIADPSMYRRLIGRLIYLTLTRPDLAFSVQILSQFMDKHRQPHLDAAYRVLRYIKNAPGQGIFFPSSSTCQLKAFCDSDWAGCSDSRRSTTDFCVFIRDSFISWKSKKQHTVSRSSAEAEYRAMTATSCELTWIRALLADLHISHSQPSLLYCDSKATLYIAANPVFHERTKHIELDCHLVRDQILKGVLHTMHANSQLNLADLFTKALGLQVFSSLLSKMNALNTYSPDHPS